The following coding sequences lie in one Oceanicola sp. 502str15 genomic window:
- a CDS encoding type II and III secretion system protein family protein: MKLRTLMAAGLLGLAAFIPHIEGAAAQTLRVMSGSASSSLKVPMNRAVVVESDEAFAELSIANPGIADISTLSERTIYVLGKAPGRTTLTLLAPDGSLITNVEVQVTPDISELKERLREVLPGENIEVRPANDGLILSGVVTSAASLDRALDLAQRYAPQRVSNLMSVGGSQQVMLKVRFAEMNRSVSKSLSASVGVNGISGGGGNFGTAGGSGTYIDGNNLSNLFDGDPSTQVTRSGESTGAISFGFGGSNVELAILLEALETRGFIRTLAEPNLTALSGQNAEFLAGGEYPVPVANDNGSVTVDFKPFGILLNFTPRVIGKNINLRLTAEVSGVDTTIGFTDAGFTVNGFRTRSTSTTVEMRDGESFAIAGLLQDDFTDGISKVPWLGDIPILGTLFRSSDYQRNQSELVIIVSAHLVSPTSGEALALPTDRVRPPTEREFFLGGIDAAPAGGGSTRTSTKGGAGEVARQDFSGSYGYVME, from the coding sequence ATGAAACTTAGAACGCTTATGGCGGCGGGCCTGTTGGGCCTTGCTGCTTTCATTCCCCATATCGAGGGGGCAGCCGCCCAGACCCTGCGGGTCATGTCGGGTTCGGCTTCCTCCAGTCTGAAGGTTCCCATGAACCGGGCCGTCGTCGTCGAGAGTGACGAGGCCTTCGCGGAGCTTTCCATCGCAAACCCCGGCATCGCGGATATCTCCACGCTGTCGGAGCGCACCATCTACGTGCTCGGCAAGGCGCCGGGCCGCACGACGCTCACGCTTCTTGCGCCCGATGGCTCGCTCATCACCAACGTCGAAGTGCAGGTCACGCCAGATATCTCCGAACTCAAGGAGCGTCTGCGCGAGGTCCTTCCGGGCGAGAACATCGAGGTGCGCCCCGCCAACGACGGGTTGATCCTGTCGGGCGTGGTCACTTCGGCCGCATCGCTCGACCGGGCGCTCGACCTGGCCCAGCGCTACGCGCCGCAGCGGGTGTCCAACCTGATGTCGGTGGGTGGTTCGCAGCAGGTGATGCTGAAAGTCCGCTTCGCCGAGATGAACCGCTCCGTGTCCAAATCGCTGTCGGCCTCCGTGGGCGTCAACGGCATCTCCGGCGGCGGCGGCAACTTCGGAACCGCCGGCGGCTCGGGCACGTACATTGACGGCAACAACCTGAGCAACCTGTTTGATGGCGACCCAAGCACACAGGTCACCCGCTCGGGCGAAAGCACCGGCGCGATCTCCTTCGGCTTCGGCGGCTCCAACGTCGAGCTGGCGATCCTGCTGGAGGCGCTCGAAACCCGCGGCTTCATCCGCACGCTGGCCGAGCCCAACCTCACCGCGCTCTCCGGTCAAAACGCCGAATTCCTCGCCGGTGGCGAGTATCCGGTGCCGGTGGCCAACGACAACGGCTCGGTGACGGTGGACTTCAAGCCCTTCGGCATCCTGCTCAACTTCACGCCCCGCGTGATCGGCAAGAACATCAACCTGCGCCTCACGGCAGAGGTTTCGGGCGTCGATACCACCATCGGCTTCACCGATGCGGGCTTCACCGTCAACGGCTTCCGCACCCGGTCGACCTCGACCACCGTGGAAATGCGCGACGGCGAGAGCTTTGCCATCGCGGGCCTCCTGCAGGACGACTTCACCGACGGCATCTCCAAGGTGCCATGGCTCGGTGACATCCCGATCCTGGGCACGCTGTTCCGTTCGTCGGACTACCAGCGCAACCAGTCCGAGCTTGTCATCATCGTCTCGGCCCACCTCGTGTCGCCCACCTCCGGCGAAGCCCTCGCGCTTCCCACCGATCGTGTGCGCCCCCCTACCGAGCGTGAGTTCTTCCTCGGCGGCATCGACGCGGCACCCGCAGGCGGAGGCTCCACCCGGACCTCCACCAAGGGTGGCGCCGGCGAAGTGGCCCGGCAGGACTTTTCCGGTTCCTACGGCTACGTGATGGAGTGA
- a CDS encoding OmpA family protein gives MKKALTLGILSTVIAVAGCSPQADRAAGSDLDIGGFGNSTMNNHLVQTGQRDFAVQLSRKFAAEAPTTINFAFNSAGLDASARAALDKQASWIAQYPTVRFRVYGHTDLVGSASYNKALGLRRARAAVNYLVSRGISRSRLEAVASFGETQPLIHTQTRERRNRRTVTEVSGFMGKRPRFQDGKYALFSYSETITSATEPHELVIVDEGGSDEER, from the coding sequence ATGAAAAAGGCACTCACCCTCGGCATCCTCTCCACCGTGATCGCGGTGGCCGGATGCTCCCCCCAGGCCGACCGCGCAGCGGGCAGCGACCTGGACATCGGCGGCTTCGGCAACTCGACGATGAACAACCACCTCGTGCAGACCGGCCAACGTGACTTTGCCGTGCAGCTGAGCCGGAAGTTCGCCGCCGAGGCGCCCACCACGATCAACTTCGCCTTCAACTCGGCGGGTCTGGATGCTTCGGCACGGGCCGCGCTCGACAAGCAGGCTTCGTGGATCGCCCAGTATCCGACCGTGCGCTTCCGGGTCTACGGCCACACCGACCTCGTCGGCTCGGCCAGCTACAACAAGGCTCTCGGCCTGCGTCGGGCCCGGGCCGCGGTCAACTACCTCGTTTCGCGCGGCATCTCCCGTTCGCGCCTCGAGGCCGTCGCCTCCTTCGGCGAGACCCAGCCGCTGATCCACACCCAGACCCGCGAGCGCCGCAACCGCCGCACGGTTACGGAAGTGTCGGGCTTCATGGGCAAGCGGCCGCGCTTCCAGGACGGCAAGTACGCGCTGTTCTCCTACTCCGAAACCATCACATCGGCGACCGAGCCGCATGAGCTGGTCATTGTCGACGAAGGCGGCAGCGACGAAGAGCGCTGA
- a CDS encoding AAA family ATPase, translating into MTMSAVLQPEPAPITACTVSRDVQNFDLLIEDMETELGESWGDLGFADASAFLEQDEADELEFFAIALDSEDEASLADITALISKARNRGIKVILIAEDVSPIVLHQLLHSGADDFVPYPLPENALHEAIERLREPEPAPVQLAPEAPAPTLAATGDRNGVVLAVHGMAGGTGATTFAVNLAYELATLDKKDNPRVCLLDFDFQFGSTATFLDLNRKEAVFELLSDTASMDSAAFMAALQSYNDKIHVLTAPTEMLPLDIVTPDDIKAILDIARANFDFVVIDMPTTVCAWTETVLDAAQVYFAPIELDMRSAQNVMRMIRALKSEDLPFEKMRFALNRSPKFTDLSGKARVKRMAEGLDIDIELMLANGAKQVMDSADHGQPLAEFAPKNQLRRDIQKLAQSLLDLVKVEEEAV; encoded by the coding sequence ATGACGATGAGCGCAGTGTTGCAGCCAGAACCGGCGCCGATCACAGCATGCACCGTGTCGCGCGATGTGCAGAACTTCGATCTCCTGATCGAAGACATGGAAACCGAGCTTGGCGAAAGCTGGGGCGACCTCGGCTTTGCCGACGCGTCGGCCTTCCTCGAGCAGGATGAGGCCGACGAGCTCGAGTTCTTCGCCATCGCACTCGACAGCGAAGACGAAGCTTCCCTGGCCGATATCACCGCGCTCATTTCCAAGGCCCGCAACCGCGGCATCAAGGTGATCCTGATCGCCGAAGACGTCAGCCCGATCGTGCTGCACCAGCTTCTGCACAGCGGCGCCGACGATTTCGTTCCCTACCCGCTGCCCGAGAATGCGCTGCACGAGGCCATCGAGCGTCTGCGCGAGCCCGAGCCCGCGCCCGTGCAGCTCGCCCCCGAGGCCCCTGCCCCGACGCTGGCCGCCACCGGCGACCGCAACGGCGTGGTGCTGGCGGTGCACGGCATGGCCGGCGGCACCGGCGCCACCACCTTCGCCGTCAACCTCGCCTACGAGCTGGCGACGCTCGACAAGAAAGACAATCCGCGGGTCTGCCTGCTGGACTTCGATTTCCAGTTCGGCTCCACCGCCACCTTCCTCGACCTCAACCGCAAGGAAGCCGTGTTCGAGCTTCTGAGCGACACCGCGTCGATGGACAGCGCCGCCTTCATGGCCGCGCTGCAAAGCTACAACGACAAGATCCACGTGCTGACGGCGCCCACCGAGATGCTGCCGCTCGACATCGTGACGCCCGACGACATCAAGGCCATCCTCGACATCGCCCGCGCCAACTTCGACTTCGTGGTCATCGACATGCCCACCACCGTCTGCGCCTGGACCGAAACCGTGCTCGACGCCGCGCAGGTCTACTTCGCGCCCATCGAGCTCGACATGCGCTCGGCCCAGAACGTGATGCGGATGATCCGGGCCCTGAAGTCCGAGGATCTGCCCTTCGAGAAGATGCGCTTCGCGCTCAACCGCTCGCCCAAGTTCACCGACCTCTCCGGCAAGGCCCGCGTCAAGCGCATGGCCGAAGGGCTCGACATCGACATCGAGCTGATGCTGGCCAACGGCGCCAAGCAGGTGATGGACAGCGCCGACCACGGCCAGCCGCTGGCCGAGTTCGCGCCCAAGAACCAGCTGCGCCGCGACATTCAGAAACTGGCCCAATCGCTGCTCGACCTCGTGAAGGTCGAGGAAGAAGCGGTCTGA
- a CDS encoding CpaF family protein, which produces MFSRYKKPAANDAAPAAAPVAQSEAPAAAAAPKAKLQRAAMAPQKSGKVAAIATPEDKEKKRKERLSEIKVELHKALLDNLNLSALETASENDLKSEIVAISAETLDSMGVVLNKDERATLHQDLYDEVTGLGPLEPLLKDDDVNDILVNGPKQIFVERAGKLSLSDITFKDEKHLLRIIDKIVSAVGRRVDESNPYVDARLQDGSRFNAMVPPIAVDGSLVSIRKFKKEKLAIDDLVKFGAFTEEMAAYLQAAVACRLNVIVSGGTGSGKTTTLNALSSFIDNSERILTIEDTAELQLQQTHVGRMESRPANVEGKGAVSQRDCLKNALRMRPDRIIVGETRGEEVIDMLQAMNTGHDGSMTTIHANSARDGVSRLENMIAMAGIEMPLKAVRSQISSAVNLIVQASRLQDGSRRMVSITEITGMEGEVISMQEIFRYERLGLASDGKIIGRFNATGVRSAYSDRFKSWGYDLPASIFEPIAAQ; this is translated from the coding sequence ATGTTCTCGCGCTACAAGAAGCCCGCCGCCAACGACGCCGCCCCCGCCGCCGCGCCCGTCGCGCAGAGCGAGGCGCCCGCCGCCGCCGCCGCGCCCAAGGCCAAGCTGCAACGTGCCGCCATGGCCCCGCAGAAGTCGGGCAAGGTCGCGGCCATCGCCACGCCCGAAGACAAGGAAAAGAAGCGCAAGGAGCGCCTCTCCGAGATCAAGGTCGAGCTGCACAAGGCGCTGCTCGACAACCTCAACCTCTCGGCGCTCGAAACCGCCAGCGAGAACGACCTGAAGTCCGAAATCGTGGCGATTTCGGCCGAAACGCTCGATTCCATGGGCGTCGTGCTCAACAAGGACGAGCGCGCCACGCTGCACCAGGACCTCTACGACGAGGTCACCGGCCTCGGCCCGCTCGAGCCGCTGCTCAAGGACGACGACGTCAACGATATTCTCGTCAACGGCCCCAAGCAGATCTTCGTGGAACGCGCCGGCAAGCTGTCGCTCTCCGACATCACCTTCAAGGACGAAAAGCACCTGCTGCGGATCATCGACAAGATCGTCTCCGCCGTCGGCCGCCGCGTCGATGAAAGCAACCCCTACGTCGACGCCCGCCTTCAGGACGGCTCGCGCTTCAACGCCATGGTCCCGCCGATCGCGGTGGACGGCTCGCTGGTCTCCATTCGTAAGTTCAAGAAAGAGAAACTGGCGATCGACGACCTCGTGAAGTTCGGCGCCTTCACCGAGGAGATGGCCGCCTATCTCCAGGCCGCCGTCGCCTGCCGCCTCAACGTCATCGTCTCCGGCGGTACGGGCTCGGGCAAGACCACCACGCTCAACGCCCTGTCGTCCTTCATCGACAACTCCGAGCGCATCCTGACGATCGAAGACACCGCCGAACTCCAGCTCCAGCAGACCCACGTCGGCCGGATGGAAAGCCGCCCCGCCAACGTCGAGGGCAAGGGCGCCGTCTCCCAGCGCGACTGTCTGAAAAACGCCCTGCGGATGCGCCCCGACCGCATCATCGTGGGTGAGACCCGCGGCGAGGAGGTGATCGACATGCTCCAGGCCATGAACACCGGCCACGACGGCTCGATGACCACGATCCACGCCAACTCCGCCCGCGATGGCGTGTCGCGTCTCGAGAACATGATCGCCATGGCCGGTATCGAAATGCCGCTGAAGGCCGTGCGCTCGCAGATCTCCTCGGCCGTGAACCTCATCGTGCAGGCCTCGCGCCTGCAGGACGGCTCCCGCCGCATGGTCTCGATCACCGAGATCACCGGCATGGAAGGCGAGGTCATCTCGATGCAGGAAATCTTCCGCTACGAACGCCTCGGCCTCGCCTCCGACGGCAAGATCATCGGCCGCTTCAACGCCACCGGCGTCCGCTCCGCCTACTCCGACCGTTTCAAGTCGTGGGGCTACGACCTGCCCGCCTCGATCTTCGAACCCATCGCCGCGCAGTAA
- a CDS encoding type II secretion system F family protein, whose translation MQISAEPIIYGLVFVAVLVMVEGIYLVVFGKSISLNSKVNRRLDMMEKGGNREEVLEQLRKEMKQHMSTKSIPLYSILANKAQKANIAFSPGALVGIMMGLSVVAFGALTVGSQAGVGVRIVVSLAMGIGGVYFWVNGKAKKRLGLVEEQLPDAVELMVRSLRVGHPFSSAVNIVAREVPDPLGSEFGVIADEAAYGRDMSESLKDLAERMDMQDLRFLAVAVTIQQQSGGNLAEILEGLGKVIRARFKLFRRVKAITAEAKWSGMFLSMFPILAIIMINVIKPDYYDEVKETAAFIPACLVVGTFLTVNVIFMKIMVNIKV comes from the coding sequence ATGCAGATTTCAGCAGAACCAATCATCTACGGCCTGGTCTTCGTCGCCGTCCTCGTGATGGTCGAAGGCATCTACCTTGTCGTCTTCGGCAAGTCGATCTCGCTCAACAGCAAGGTCAACCGCCGCCTCGACATGATGGAAAAGGGCGGCAACCGCGAAGAAGTGCTCGAACAGCTCCGCAAGGAGATGAAGCAGCACATGTCGACCAAGAGCATCCCGCTCTACTCGATCCTCGCCAACAAGGCCCAGAAGGCCAACATCGCCTTCTCCCCCGGCGCGCTGGTGGGGATCATGATGGGCCTCTCCGTGGTCGCCTTCGGGGCGCTCACCGTGGGCTCGCAGGCCGGTGTCGGCGTGCGCATCGTGGTCTCCCTCGCCATGGGCATCGGCGGCGTCTACTTCTGGGTCAACGGCAAGGCCAAGAAGCGCCTCGGCCTCGTCGAGGAGCAGCTCCCCGATGCGGTCGAGCTGATGGTCCGCTCGCTCCGCGTCGGCCACCCCTTCTCCTCGGCGGTCAACATCGTCGCGCGCGAAGTGCCCGATCCGCTCGGCTCCGAGTTCGGCGTCATCGCCGACGAGGCCGCCTATGGCCGCGACATGTCCGAGAGCCTGAAGGATCTCGCCGAACGGATGGACATGCAGGATCTCCGCTTCCTCGCCGTCGCCGTCACCATCCAGCAGCAGTCGGGCGGCAACCTCGCCGAGATCCTCGAAGGCCTCGGCAAGGTGATCCGCGCCCGCTTCAAGCTGTTCCGCCGGGTGAAGGCAATCACCGCCGAAGCCAAGTGGTCCGGCATGTTCCTGTCGATGTTCCCGATCCTCGCGATCATCATGATCAACGTCATCAAGCCCGACTATTACGACGAGGTGAAGGAAACCGCTGCCTTCATCCCCGCCTGTCTCGTCGTGGGCACCTTTCTCACCGTCAACGTGATCTTCATGAAGATCATGGTGAACATCAAAGTCTGA
- a CDS encoding type II secretion system F family protein, whose protein sequence is MELLQNANDWLIATFGELGPLFAIGALGLVLVLLTLPTFLKRKADPMDKLKGTGGTGRAPKGADKGAKLRTQQNKNAEKLDKFATFLEPQTAEEMSAAKLRMTQAGYRGKNAVRIYHFIQFALGIFALLVGLVVAIVSSASGEVETQQLLLMVVLPGAVGYYLPRYWVNNRLKKRQEEITNGFPDSLDMMLVCVEAGQSMDQSIIRVSKEIKQGYPALAEEYEMVANEMKAGKDKTNVLKDMSERCGVPDIASFVTVMIQSASFGTSIADALRVFSEEMRDKRVMRAEEKANVLPTKLTLGTMMFTVPPLMIILIGPSVYQIYDTLSNATFF, encoded by the coding sequence ATGGAACTTCTGCAAAACGCCAACGACTGGCTTATCGCCACCTTCGGTGAACTTGGCCCGCTCTTCGCCATCGGGGCGCTGGGGCTGGTGCTGGTCCTTCTCACCCTGCCGACCTTCCTGAAGCGGAAGGCCGACCCGATGGACAAGCTCAAGGGCACCGGCGGCACGGGCCGGGCGCCCAAGGGGGCCGACAAGGGCGCCAAGCTGCGCACCCAGCAGAACAAGAACGCCGAGAAACTCGACAAGTTCGCCACCTTCCTCGAGCCCCAGACCGCCGAGGAAATGAGCGCCGCCAAGCTGCGGATGACCCAGGCCGGCTATCGCGGCAAGAACGCGGTGCGGATCTATCACTTCATCCAGTTCGCGCTCGGCATCTTCGCCCTGCTGGTCGGCCTCGTCGTGGCCATCGTCAGCTCCGCCTCGGGCGAAGTCGAAACCCAGCAGCTCCTGCTGATGGTCGTGCTCCCCGGCGCCGTGGGCTACTACCTGCCCCGCTACTGGGTGAACAACCGCCTCAAGAAGCGCCAGGAAGAGATCACCAACGGCTTCCCGGATTCTCTCGACATGATGCTCGTCTGCGTCGAGGCCGGCCAGTCGATGGACCAGTCGATCATCCGGGTCTCCAAGGAAATCAAGCAGGGCTACCCCGCGCTGGCCGAAGAATACGAGATGGTCGCCAACGAGATGAAGGCCGGCAAGGACAAGACCAACGTGCTCAAGGACATGTCCGAGCGCTGCGGCGTCCCCGACATCGCCAGCTTCGTGACCGTGATGATCCAGTCCGCCAGCTTCGGCACATCCATCGCCGACGCCCTGCGGGTGTTCTCCGAGGAGATGCGCGACAAGCGGGTGATGCGGGCCGAGGAAAAGGCCAACGTGCTCCCCACCAAGTTGACGCTGGGCACCATGATGTTCACCGTGCCCCCGCTGATGATCATCCTCATCGGCCCGTCGGTCTACCAGATCTACGACACGCTGAGCAACGCGACGTTCTTCTGA
- a CDS encoding tetratricopeptide repeat protein: MATFPKALAALLLLALAACGSDRLSGLNQGTKAPASRGYEDPDGLIVGHRLMSAGEYELALSAYYRAGAEQGLTVDVLSALGSANLKLGRLGQAEELLRKAIEKDEKFPPAWNNLGVILMEQGNYGEAERVFKIAFALDSGNSAQIKKNLNLAMDRVQIPGYGSEQEQESNFDLVRRGSGQYLLLSTP; the protein is encoded by the coding sequence ATGGCAACATTCCCCAAGGCCCTCGCGGCCCTTCTCCTGCTGGCCCTCGCGGCCTGCGGGTCCGATCGTCTTTCCGGTTTGAATCAAGGCACTAAGGCCCCGGCGTCGCGCGGCTACGAAGACCCCGACGGCCTCATCGTCGGCCATCGCCTGATGTCCGCCGGCGAGTACGAACTGGCGCTCTCCGCCTACTACCGCGCCGGCGCCGAGCAAGGGTTGACGGTCGATGTCCTCAGCGCGCTCGGCAGTGCAAACCTCAAGCTCGGCCGCCTCGGCCAGGCCGAGGAGCTGCTGCGCAAAGCCATTGAAAAGGATGAGAAGTTTCCGCCCGCCTGGAACAACCTCGGGGTCATTCTCATGGAGCAGGGCAATTACGGCGAGGCCGAACGCGTCTTCAAGATCGCCTTCGCGCTCGACAGTGGTAATTCCGCCCAGATCAAGAAAAACCTGAACCTCGCTATGGATCGGGTACAGATCCCCGGCTATGGTTCTGAACAAGAACAAGAAAGCAATTTCGACTTGGTGCGCAGAGGCAGTGGGCAATACCTCCTTCTCAGCACGCCATGA
- a CDS encoding lipopolysaccharide assembly protein LapB, whose translation MRQTTVISLALTGVLAVSACQKSADGEVSRAMASVNAVDENGLSDIMLTVADPNEAVSYFKRASKDNPKRIDLQRGLALSLVRAKKNTEAVAAWRRVVKHEDSTLDDKVDFADALLRNGDWKEAEATLDGIPPTHETYKRYRLEAMVADGNKEWKKADSFYETAVALTTKPSGVLNNWGYSKLSRGDYPGAEKLFVEAIQYDSELFTAKNNLVLARGAQRNYQLPLVKMTQVERAQLLHTAALTAVKQGDVETGKGLLQEAIDAHPQHFEEAVRALRALENNVTN comes from the coding sequence ATGCGCCAAACAACCGTTATTTCCCTTGCCCTTACGGGTGTCCTGGCCGTTTCGGCCTGCCAGAAGTCCGCCGATGGCGAGGTGTCCCGCGCCATGGCCTCGGTCAATGCCGTCGACGAGAACGGCCTCTCCGACATCATGCTCACCGTGGCCGACCCCAACGAGGCGGTCAGCTACTTCAAGCGCGCCAGCAAGGACAATCCCAAGCGGATCGACCTGCAGCGCGGCCTCGCCCTGAGCCTCGTGCGTGCCAAGAAGAACACCGAGGCCGTCGCCGCCTGGCGCAGGGTCGTGAAGCACGAAGACAGCACGCTCGACGACAAGGTCGACTTTGCCGACGCCCTTCTGCGCAACGGCGACTGGAAGGAAGCCGAGGCCACGCTCGACGGCATTCCGCCCACCCACGAGACCTACAAGCGCTACCGGCTCGAGGCCATGGTCGCCGACGGCAACAAGGAGTGGAAGAAGGCCGACAGCTTCTATGAAACCGCCGTTGCCCTCACCACCAAGCCCTCCGGTGTGCTCAACAACTGGGGTTACTCCAAGCTCTCGCGCGGCGACTACCCGGGTGCCGAGAAGCTCTTTGTCGAGGCCATCCAGTACGACTCCGAGCTGTTCACCGCCAAGAACAACCTCGTCCTGGCCCGCGGTGCCCAGCGCAACTATCAGCTGCCATTGGTTAAGATGACGCAAGTCGAGCGTGCGCAACTGCTACACACTGCGGCGCTGACGGCCGTGAAACAGGGCGACGTCGAAACCGGAAAGGGCCTGCTGCAGGAGGCGATCGACGCACATCCGCAGCACTTCGAAGAGGCCGTTCGGGCGCTCAGGGCGCTGGAAAACAACGTTACCAACTGA
- a CDS encoding prepilin peptidase has product MLAPATASLWFFILTAPICLYVAYSDMSRMKIPNHAVLLTVLVYAVAGLILLPFVDYAWRWLHLVVVLAVGFIMNMLGMLGAGDAKYAAAMAPFVALGDLFNVMMLFAAIMLAAFVTHRLARAIPPVRNLVPHWESWVRKDFPMGLALGGTLAAYLAMAAKYGVQ; this is encoded by the coding sequence ATGCTCGCCCCCGCCACGGCCAGCCTGTGGTTCTTCATCCTGACGGCACCGATCTGCCTCTATGTGGCCTATTCGGACATGTCGCGGATGAAGATCCCGAACCATGCCGTCCTGCTGACGGTTCTGGTCTACGCCGTGGCCGGGCTGATCCTGCTGCCCTTCGTCGACTATGCCTGGCGCTGGCTCCACCTGGTTGTGGTTCTGGCGGTGGGGTTCATCATGAACATGCTGGGCATGCTCGGCGCGGGCGATGCCAAGTATGCCGCCGCCATGGCCCCCTTCGTCGCGCTCGGTGATCTGTTCAACGTGATGATGCTCTTTGCCGCCATCATGCTGGCCGCCTTCGTCACACACCGCCTCGCCCGAGCCATCCCGCCCGTGCGCAACCTCGTGCCCCATTGGGAGAGCTGGGTGCGCAAGGACTTTCCGATGGGACTGGCCCTTGGCGGAACGCTGGCTGCCTACCTTGCCATGGCCGCCAAATACGGCGTGCAGTAA
- a CDS encoding ATPase, whose protein sequence is MNMEVANVIAPPAPKRLEDMQLPLVMMRDIVLKTIFRKNVETVAEISPAICLPIPVTQELVDLARNQKLIEATGSMMAGGSGEMGYQLTDAGKARALDALAQSEYYGAMPVPLEVYQEQVKRQSIRNIQISREQLTGAMGHLILPNELLDHLGPAVSAGRSILMYGPPGNGKSSISNGIRDAMGDKIFIPRAIEYAGQVITVYDPIVHTAVEEEADDPNSLRRTSGRFDTRYVRCERPTVITGGELSLSMLDLVYNPTARTYQAPLQLKSSGGIFIVDDLGRQAEPPQALVNRWIVPLEESKDILALQSGEKFEVPFDTLVIFSTNFHPNEIFDKAALRRIFFKIKIDGPEQEDYLKIFAMVAKKRGMPLDQDALIHLLKVKYPEIDNVYANYQPIFLIDQMIAICEFEGIPYQMTPKLIDRAWANMFVKEETIVH, encoded by the coding sequence ATGAACATGGAAGTGGCAAACGTGATTGCGCCCCCCGCCCCCAAGCGGCTGGAAGACATGCAATTGCCCCTGGTGATGATGCGCGACATCGTGCTGAAGACCATTTTCCGCAAGAACGTAGAGACCGTGGCCGAGATTTCGCCCGCGATCTGCCTGCCGATCCCTGTGACCCAGGAACTGGTCGATTTGGCCCGCAACCAAAAGCTGATTGAGGCCACCGGCTCGATGATGGCGGGCGGCTCTGGCGAGATGGGCTATCAGCTCACCGATGCAGGCAAGGCTCGAGCGCTCGATGCGCTGGCGCAGTCCGAGTATTACGGCGCGATGCCGGTTCCGCTGGAAGTCTACCAGGAGCAGGTGAAGCGACAGTCGATCCGCAACATCCAGATTTCCCGCGAACAGCTCACCGGCGCGATGGGTCACCTGATCCTGCCCAATGAGTTGCTCGACCACCTCGGCCCGGCGGTTTCGGCCGGCCGCTCGATCCTGATGTATGGCCCGCCGGGCAACGGCAAGTCGTCGATCTCAAACGGAATCCGCGACGCGATGGGCGACAAAATCTTCATTCCCCGCGCCATCGAATACGCCGGTCAGGTGATCACGGTCTACGATCCGATCGTGCACACCGCCGTCGAGGAAGAGGCCGACGATCCCAACTCGCTGCGCCGCACCTCGGGCCGCTTCGACACCCGCTATGTCCGCTGCGAGCGCCCCACAGTGATCACCGGCGGTGAGCTTTCGCTCTCCATGCTGGACCTCGTCTACAACCCCACTGCGCGCACCTATCAGGCACCGCTTCAGCTGAAGTCGTCGGGCGGCATCTTCATCGTCGACGACCTTGGCCGCCAGGCCGAGCCGCCGCAGGCGCTGGTCAACCGCTGGATCGTTCCGCTGGAAGAGAGCAAGGATATCCTCGCCCTGCAGTCGGGCGAGAAATTCGAGGTGCCCTTCGACACGCTGGTGATCTTCTCCACCAACTTCCACCCCAACGAGATTTTCGACAAAGCGGCGCTGCGCCGGATCTTCTTCAAGATCAAGATCGACGGGCCGGAGCAGGAAGATTACCTGAAGATCTTCGCCATGGTCGCCAAGAAGCGCGGCATGCCGCTGGATCAGGATGCGCTGATCCACTTGCTGAAGGTGAAATACCCGGAAATCGACAACGTCTACGCCAACTATCAGCCGATCTTCCTGATCGACCAGATGATCGCGATCTGCGAATTCGAGGGCATCCCCTACCAGATGACGCCCAAGCTGATCGACCGCGCCTGGGCGAACATGTTCGTCAAGGAAGAGACCATCGTTCACTGA